The window TTAAGCATACTTAATGGTATTAGTAATGGAGGGTTTAATCCcgtttttgatgttttttcgaCAATTTTTGTTGATCAATCAGGGAAAAATaagaattacaataaaaatggaaatggtgataatcttaaaaaattaaacgacATTCGATTCTATTGCACAATAGGGAATGTGATTGCAGGTGGGACagttgtattattaaatattaagtttaacaTCGAGCGTACCGTTTGTATGTTAGTTTCTATAGGATTTGCTGTTATTGGAgtagtatttttattgttgagcAAATttgcactaaaaaaattatataaagaaaatcaaaaatttttaggaaaaaaagagGATATAGTTTCTGTAAATAGAAATACATCTTTAAATTTAAGAGAATATATgaaaccatattttattttttttatctttctattaTTTGCCATGGAATAGTTAAATTATCTTTTGCAAATACACAGCGAAATTTGTTTCTATCATATAAAATAGATTCACGTGATGtaactttaataaaaactttaggATGTATGattgagctatttttttttgctctgttcAAATTTTTAGAGACCCAATTTTCTTTAAGTTCATTAATGGCTATTTCTATAAATGGTAATATAAttagaatgataatattttgttttgtaaaatttgaaaatttcaatacaatcttaaaatttttatcattaacatTCATTGAAGGAAGTGATAGATTTCTTATAATGATATTTCTTGTTTctgctaataaaattatttataaattatgtaatttatatgatGAGATACCCTCAAAAAATCCTTCAATATCCGTTTCTCAGGGTATTAAATATTCGTGTTTTATGGGGTTTGGATCCATTTTCTCTGGAATATTAtcgtatttttatacaaaaatatagaattgacAAAATCAGATGAATAtagacttttttcaaaaaatttattttgatttatattgcAGCATTTATCttctctttttgtttgttttataattttagaaaaattagattgtgaaaagataataaatttgtaaataatttagaattagtttaataatatccttttgtttgtaaaagttttataaaaattttgattgtctaatatttttacaaaaaaattatattttagaaaggtAGAGCTGGTATTATATACATaacagaaaatattatatatgtaccaAAGAAATTCATTTAACTCAGAatagctaaaaataattttagtatttttactagattaattaaatatttttattatatgattatttaatacttatcaAAATTCTTTAGATTATAAAGAGagctcaatatataaaatttagaacaaaaattttaataaaaataaattttacttactTTTTGTGATATTTGCTTCTTCAAGCCTTTTCTTAAGATTTTCATTCTTTTGTtgtttagtcatttttttagcaACAAATTTCTTTAAAGGTGAGTAGTCTTTTGCTTCAGATTTCTTCAACGACTcgagatttgaaattttttcaatcgCAGActcgtaaattttttttaagttggttTCATCAACACCTTCtttgatgtatttttggaattgaattttatatttctcttCATCTTTCTCTTTTAGAATTTTCATGTAGGAAATTATATCTGAACCAAAAATTTTCCCTTTAAGAACAGAATCATTAAAATCTTCACCATCAACGTAACCTGGTAGCACTTTTTCTCCATGGGGAATATTTAGCCCTGCATCTACAGCTCCTTTCATAACACCATATACACGTGCACCCTTTGTTGATCTGTTGAGTCCGATATCTAAAAACACTGGACCTTTCAGCTTGAGAAGTTCAGCCTTCCTACCGATAAGAAGACCTGTCAAATACGAAGCGGAATAGTTGGTCAAACCAACTTTAACACCGAAATCTACTAACTCTGATGAATCTGCTTGAACAATGACCTTATCACCACTTATGAATGCATTAGTCAATTGTGCGATAATTTTAGTGTTTGTCCTTCTAACAACGAGTCTTGTCTTGGTATTTCCGTAGGTTTTGAAATTAGGAGTTAGAAGCTTTCTTCTATCTTTGTAGTTGGTTTTGAGTAAATTTGCACGTTTAAACTTTGGTTGGTAACGAGATCTGAATTTTCGGTCGGCCTTTGAAACAGTcatagataaaaattttaagaatttaaaaaaattatttttaaaatttaaatctttaaaatattatattattataaaattcagactctgacaaaataaatataaagtttccagttataatattttttgataattctaatttatggtaaaatataaaatttttagaatttattatttaattctacatgcctattaaaataaatattaatccaaaTATTATTGACAATCATTATCGTTACAAAATGCCTTCTGTAGAAACAAGTTATTCAAAATCTAAAACCGTAATAACGAATCTTAACACAATTTCTAGTTCAATTAACAGACcagaaaaaattttattaaaatttctgtCAAACTCACTTAAAACAGGATTCAAAATAGCTGAAGACCGTTCGCAGATAATTTTAAATGGAACATTTCAAAGACAAGAAATACAAGATACGATTTACAAGTTTATTTCTAAGTACGTTTTATGTGAAGATTGTGAAAATCCAGAAACTGTTTACAAATATGTAGAACCTATTATAGAGCAACGTTGTTTAGCTTGTGGAAAGATAAACGTAATAAATGAGAAGAAAACGAATGATACAATCCTTAAaagtctttttaaatttaagagtgaatttataaatgaaaaatattcacagaAGTTTGTTAAAAATGTAGAGGAGGTAGAATCTTCAAAACaaacttttgattttgataaaCTTAAGGGTAATGATGGattagaaaagttatttaataatctAAGTGGCAatgatgtagaaaaaatattaaaaaaagttattaaggatggatattttaagaaaagtgtggtttttagattttatgttaaaaattgtggtaattttcaaattagcgacgaagaaaaaaagaaaattgatgaattttttatgtcttaaaattttagttttaaataaatttataatttcaaaaatttaaatttctttttactttttaacttaaattattacaagaaatgaataaaaaagtttttggactAAAGTGTGAAATATTAACAGAAGAAACTCCAATTAAAACAGTATTATCATTTacaaaagaacatattttacttaataacaCAGAATATCCATTTACATTCGTAAAATCCTTACaatctaaaacaaaattaaatgattttttattgaaattggaGATGAAAAacgataaaattttcaaattaaaatttcaatcacAAAATACACAGAATATTTGTAAGAATATAATTCTTTCAAAGTTACAAAATTCTGAAACTCAAAATTTAGCACTTGGGTATTTAGATTTTGttgataaaagttatttactggaaatatttgataatatagatGTTagctttgaaaattttttaaagatttattctgaaagttatttttacagtctaacaaataaaactaaaaatatttttgatgaatattttgagAGCTTGTTTAATATCAAGCTTGATTTCTTTAATAGGGTTAATTTTAATTCGAACTCCTTAACTGAAAATTTTGACATAAATCTTCAggagaaaaaattccaaactaaaaattttacaattagtGATGTTAactttattgattataaattagaccaaaatatgtataaaacggacaaaatagatttaaatataattctgaGTTAGATATGCCTAAAGAAAATATCGACACTAAAGAAATTAttgatcttaaaaatataaaatttgataaggaGCTTTTAGTCATTGGGAGAGAATATTTCAAGACTCCTAACCTGATAAATAAGGAAGACTTGAAGAATAGGATATTAAAACTAAAG is drawn from Lepeophtheirus salmonis unplaced genomic scaffold, UVic_Lsal_1.4 unplaced_contig_96_pilon, whole genome shotgun sequence and contains these coding sequences:
- the LOC121131691 gene encoding large ribosomal subunit protein uL18; this encodes MAEGKATGGKISGKLGGSTPGEDQPQTAPTKKKSRASKNQIFRSSVIRAAKKILGDVQVSKKAYDVLSSITYQVVEDVCRKCDDLADRKFRSRYQPKFKRANLLKTNYKDRRKLLTPNFKTYGNTKTRLVVRRTNTKIIAQLTNAFISGDKVIVQADSSELVDFGVKVGLTNYSASYLTGLLIGRKAELLKLKGPVFLDIGLNRSTKGARVYGVMKGAVDAGLNIPHGEKVLPGYVDGEDFNDSVLKGKIFGSDIISYMKILKEKDEEKYKIQFQKYIKEGVDETNLKKIYESAIEKISNLESLKKSEAKDYSPLKKFVAKKMTKQQKNENLKKRLEEANITK